In one window of Acidovorax sp. HDW3 DNA:
- a CDS encoding ATP-binding protein, with translation MSARKKLPIGIQSLREIREDGHYYVDKTPLALQLIAQGKYFFLSRPRRFGKSLFLDTLKELFEGNQALFTGLHAEKNWDWSAKHPVLRFSFGGGVVQDVPDLQSRLDSHLQRYETQWQLQPVDQSHPERFRSLIQHLATQTGQRVVVLIDEYDKPILDRIEDRTKAAEIRDALKDFYSVIKDSDPYLRFVFLTGVSKFSKVSLFSGLNNLNDITVDADYSAICGYTDEDVDTVFAPELPGLDRAEIRAWYNGYNWCGTSVYNPFDLLLLFQKRIFRPWWFETGTPTFLIKLLTERRQFTPLLGQTFASEQLLSTFDVDTIPSEALMFQAGYLTVDSWRAIPGRLEFQLRYPNLEVKASLNSSLLGTLCGSPSIPDRHISRLYDLLVAADVPGMKDLFHAFFATIPHDWYRNNPIAQYEGYWASIFYSYFASLGLDIVLEDVTNQGRIDMAVRFGGHVYLFEFKVVELVPEGKALAQLQARNYADKYRARGEPIHLVGVEFSRESRNIVAFDVQTLE, from the coding sequence ATGAGCGCGCGCAAAAAACTCCCCATCGGCATCCAGTCCCTGCGTGAAATCCGTGAGGACGGGCATTACTACGTCGATAAAACGCCGCTGGCGCTGCAGCTGATAGCGCAGGGGAAATACTTCTTCCTCTCGCGCCCGAGGCGCTTTGGCAAAAGCCTGTTTCTCGACACGCTCAAGGAGTTGTTCGAAGGCAATCAGGCGCTGTTCACCGGGCTGCACGCAGAAAAAAATTGGGACTGGTCGGCCAAACATCCCGTTTTGCGCTTTAGCTTTGGCGGCGGCGTGGTGCAAGACGTACCTGATTTGCAATCGCGCCTGGATTCGCACCTGCAGCGCTACGAAACCCAGTGGCAGCTCCAGCCGGTTGACCAAAGCCACCCCGAGCGCTTTCGCAGCCTGATCCAACACCTGGCCACCCAAACCGGCCAGCGCGTGGTGGTACTGATCGACGAATACGACAAGCCCATCCTCGACCGCATCGAAGACCGAACCAAAGCCGCCGAGATCCGTGATGCGCTCAAAGACTTCTATTCCGTCATCAAAGACAGCGACCCCTATCTGCGCTTTGTCTTCCTCACCGGCGTGTCCAAATTCAGCAAGGTGAGCCTGTTCTCGGGCCTGAACAACCTCAACGACATCACCGTCGATGCCGACTATTCAGCCATTTGCGGCTATACGGATGAAGACGTGGACACCGTCTTTGCCCCCGAACTGCCGGGCCTCGATCGTGCAGAAATCCGCGCCTGGTACAACGGCTACAACTGGTGCGGCACCTCGGTGTACAACCCGTTTGATTTGCTGCTGCTGTTCCAAAAACGCATCTTCCGCCCCTGGTGGTTTGAAACCGGCACGCCCACCTTCCTCATCAAACTGCTGACCGAGCGGCGCCAGTTCACCCCGCTGCTGGGGCAAACCTTTGCTTCGGAGCAACTGCTCTCCACCTTCGACGTGGACACCATCCCCAGCGAAGCGCTGATGTTCCAGGCGGGCTACCTCACGGTCGATAGCTGGCGTGCCATTCCGGGGCGGCTGGAATTTCAGCTGCGCTACCCGAATCTGGAAGTCAAAGCCAGCCTCAACAGCAGCCTGCTGGGCACGCTGTGCGGCAGCCCCAGCATTCCCGACCGCCACATCAGCCGCCTGTACGACCTGCTCGTCGCTGCCGATGTGCCAGGGATGAAGGACTTGTTCCACGCCTTCTTCGCCACCATCCCGCACGACTGGTACCGCAACAACCCCATTGCCCAATACGAAGGCTACTGGGCCAGTATTTTCTACAGCTACTTTGCCTCGCTGGGGCTGGACATCGTGCTCGAAGACGTGACCAACCAAGGCCGCATCGACATGGCGGTGCGCTTTGGCGGCCATGTGTACCTGTTCGAATTCAAAGTGGTGGAGCTGGTGCCCGAAGGCAAGGCGCTGGCGCAGCTGCAAGCGCGCAACTATGCCGACAAATACCGCGCCCGGGGCGAGCCCATCCACCTGGTGGGCGTGGAGTTCAGCCGGGAAAGCCGCAACATCGTCGCGTTTGACGTGCAGACGCTGGAGTAA